The Miscanthus floridulus cultivar M001 chromosome 7, ASM1932011v1, whole genome shotgun sequence genome includes a region encoding these proteins:
- the LOC136462867 gene encoding gamma-glutamyl peptidase 5-like translates to MTAAKPAARRYALLLALWDSDYARKAYGGYHNVFVAAFGGVGDGAEGERWDCFRVIGGEFPAAEDLAWYDGFVVSGSPRDAHGDEPWVRRLCALLRTLHAMRKRVLGVCFGHQVLCRALGGRVGRARSGWDVGVRKVTFVHGQDLAGLLPFLDVGDDLPRSASIIEVHQDEVWEIPPTATVLAYSEKTRVEAFAVGEHALGIQGHPEYTVDILHNLIDRLTDQNDIQRSVGEEARRTAAETGGPDRAFWTALCKGFLRGGSRTIDDGGGSWPTTATAPAPEVAGHAVAVATSCFTGTAPTVQLAYRASIN, encoded by the exons ATGACGGCGGCGAAGCCAGCAGCGCGGCGGTAcgcgctgctgctggcgctgtggGACTCGGACTACGCCCGGAAAGCGTACGGCGGGTACCACAACGTCTTCGTGGCCGCGTTCGGCGGCGTCGGCGACGGCGCGGAGGGGGAGAGGTGGGACTGCTTCCGCGTGATCGGCGGCGAGTTCCCGGCGGCGGAGGATCTGGCGTGGTACGACGGGTTCGTGGTGAGCGGCAGCCCGCGGGACGCGCACGGCGACGAGCCCTGGGTCCGGCGCCTCTGCGCGCTGCTGCGGACGCTCCACGCCATGCGGAAGCGCGTGCTCGGCGTCTGCTTCGGCCACCAGGTGCTGTGCCGCGCGCTGGGCGGGAGGGTCGGCAGGGCACGCAGTGGATGGGACGTCGGCGTCAGGAAGGTCACCTTCGTGCACGGCCAGGACCTGGCCGGACTGCTGCCGTTCCTCGACGTCGGCGACGACCTTCCCCGGAGCGCCTCCATCATCGAGGTTCACCAGGACGAG GTGTGGGAGATCCCGCCGACGGCGACGGTGCTGGCCTACTCGGAGAAGACGCGCGTGGAGGCGTTCGCAGTCGGGGAGCACGCGCTGGGCATCCAGGGCCACCCGGAGTACACCGTCGACATCCTCCACAACCTCATCGACCGTCTTACCGACCAGAACGACATCCAGAGGAGCGTCGGCGAGGAGGCGCGGCGGACGGCGGCGGAGACCGGCGGGCCGGACCGCGCGTTCTGGACCGCGCTCTGCAAGGGCTTCCTCAGGGGAGGAAGCAGAACAATAGACGACGGCGGCGGTAGCTGGCCCACCACCgcgacggcgccggcgccggaggTGGCTGGCCACGCAGTCGCCGTGGCCACCAGCTGCTTCACCGGCACAGCTCCGACGGTCCAGCTGGCCTACCGCGCCAGCATCAACTAG